From the Actinopolymorpha singaporensis genome, the window TCATACAGACACGACGAAGAAAGTTTCGTACAGTAAGCTGTTTGTTCAGCCAACGCTACGACGCATTGAAGAAGACGAGGCTGAAAACGAACGTGATGTGAACGTCAACGTGCTCTTACTATCTACCCTCCGCCTTATTATTCTGGGTGACCCCGGTGGGGGAAAGTCGACAACGAGCTTGAAATTGACATACGACGTCGCATCAGGTCGCCGCTCGCCTCTTTCGGCCACAGTGCCCTTCCTGGTGGTCCTGCGCGACTACGCGAAGGAATACTCGAAGTCGAGGATGCCTCTGATCGAGTACCTGGCCCAATTGTGTCGGACTCCATATTCCGTTGAACCGCCCGAGGATGCCATTGAATACCTACTCCTTAATGGCAGAGCATTGGTTGTCTTCGATGGTCTCGATGAACTACTTGATGTTGCAGATCGACGGCAAATCGTTGAAATTGTCGAGGGATTCTGCTATCGGTACCCGACGACGCCCGTCCTCGTGACGTCGAGGCGAGTTGGGTACGAAGAGGCTCCTCTTGATAAGGACCTGTTCACTGTCGCTCAACTGCAGGAATTTGATGATGACCAAGTGGAAACCTACGCCCGCAAATGGTTTAGCTTGGACGGATCGATACCGAAGCCGCATCGTGAAGAGCGAGCTACATCTTTCCTGCGCGAAAGCGAGCTAGTCAAGGATCTTCGCGTTAATCCATTAATGCTTTCTTTGATGTGCAGCATCTACGCGTCAGAGAACTACATCCCGACGAATAGGCCAGAGGTCTACGAAAAGTGCGCGTTAGTGCTCTTTGACCGCTGGGACCGCCATCGTGGAATCGTTGCGCCATTGTCGTTTGATGCACATGTTCAATCCGCTATGCGTGCACTAGCTCTGTGGTTGTACTCCAAGCAAGAGAAGCAGGGTGGAATACCGCGTAAAGAGATCATTAGTTTTATGAAGGAATATCTTCTCAAAAAGCGCTTCGATAATGAAGAGGATGCTGAGAACGCGGCGACTGAATTTGTTGATTTCTGCAAAGGTAGAGCATGGGTGCTGACGGACGTCGGCGCCGACCTGTACTGGTTCACTCATCGTACATTCCTCGAGTATTTCGCGGCCAGCCAACTCGTTAGGCAGCATCCTAGCGCCCGAGATCTCTTCGCTGAGCTCCAAGACACAATATTCCGAACTCAGTCGGACGTTGTGTGTCAACTCGCCGTGCAGATCCTCGGCAGGACGGTTGAAGATGGGGCCGACGACTTCTTGGAACTGGCAGTCGACGCCTCTCACTCGGCGTCGGAAGAGCATCGCGTAAGCGCACTCTCGTTCGCGTCACGGTCTTTACGGTTTGTAGTGCCTCGCTCTGGGGTTGTTCGCAAGATAGTGGAGGCTTCCTTTGACATCTATGTCACTTCGCGTCCAGCCCTAGGGACATCCCGTGTCTTCAGGGGGATTGCAAACTCAGAGTCAATTCCAGTACGCAACTTACTTGGGGCGTCACGCGAGAATATTCCGCTGATATCAAAGTATTTACAAGAGAGAGCTGATGCAAGGTTGTCGACTGCGCTGGACGAACGCTGCCTGGCGCTAATGCTTTTAACGCCCTCCTTCTACGACGATTTCGGTTATTGGACCGAATGGGCAGTCGATAACTGGGAGAGGATGGATAGCGTCATACAAAGGGCGCAAGTGCAATACTGGTGGATCGCGCTTGAGAAGGCTCAACGGACTGGCGATTTCAAAAGTTTGGTGACGCAACATGGTGTTGGAAGTCTATTCCAAAGTGTGGTCATAAATGAACTACCTCGGATACCGTTAGCTGCGGAAAGATTTATATTCCCACAATCTCACAAGCAGGATCTTGTCGCGAATCTGGCGGCGCTTGATCATTTTCTGACCACTAACGCCGCGCCGTGGTGCTACGAGGATGATATGCCTTGGCCCTTAAGCGCTTTTGTCTCTGATGAACTGCGGGTGATAGACCAGGTGTCGGAAAGAGAAGGTCGTTCCGTTTTGGTTAAGCTTGCCTTGCCCTTCATGGAGCTTCCTATCAAGATGAACCCGGACTCGCTTTTTCGAGGGGACTTCATTGGTGGAACCGACCACCCCTTACTGCATCTAGCACGGGGGAGGGTAAAGAAAAGCGAGTCCCAGAAGGTCAACGAGCTGATTCGCTCGCTCGACGTCAGTGCAGACACTGCAGATCTTCTCCGGGACTGGGCAAGGAATCGTGTGAGCCTGGTTGGGCCATCTAGGAGGGCTAGGAGCTAAGGTGGCGTAGGGGCGATGGGGCTCGAGGGTCCTTGCCTTTGGTCCGAGCCATCGCCAGCGCTTCGATGCCGAACTAAGTGGCGCAGGACGAGACAGAACGCATCGCTGGCTTCCGATGCCTGCCGTGCGTGCCTGGGCGTCGGTGAGCCGGGGCAGGCCCGGCCTAATGGAGTCCGCCGGTGTCGGAGGCGTACCGATGGCGGACATAGAAGAGCTCGAGTGGACCGGGCAGAGGGTGACAGAGCCAGTGACTGTGAACGTGTGGTGGACCTCGGACGCGGCTGAGATCTACTTCATGGAAACCACTGACCGACGAGACATCGGTGTGGACCTACGCGCGCCGAAGTCGGATGACACTGGACGGACACACCACGCGTATGCCCTTGTGCCCCACGTACAACCTGGCAACGTGGTGTTCCACTACCAACAGCCGTCGGGAATAGTCGCTTGGTCTCGAGTTGTTGGTGTGCCCTTCGAAGATGAGCTGGTGTGGGGTGCACGTGGACGCGTTGCGCAACGTGCCGGTGTCAAGCCATATCGACGGCCCGGATGGTGTGCACCGCTGGAGGGACCGTTCATGCTCCCCGCGCCGGTAACCCTGTCAAGGTTGCGCGCGCACGAAGTGAGGATTCGGGCAGCTATTGAGTCCACCGAGCGCGATATCACCGGCACGATTTATCGGCCTTTCCAGATTTCTGACAAGCAGCCGCTACGCGCAACACAGCACTATCTAACGAAGCTTCCCCTTGCCGTGGTGCTGGAGGTCCCGGAACTCCTCGCCGCTGCTGATCAGGCCGGCAATGGGGCTGCTGCTGCCATGTCATCGCCTTCTTTAGTCCCCGAAGCGCCACACGAAGGAGAAGTGCTCGGACAGTCCTACGTTGCTGCCGCCGAGCACGTCTCGACCGCTGAGAGAGATCCATTCAAAATTGATCCCTCTGTGATCGATCGCGGTGTCCAGGGTCATGCGATGACCCAGAACGCTCTAGCCACGGTGCTACGGCGGCGAGGACTTGAACCGCGCAGCCCCCAAGGGCGTGAACCGCAGTATGACTTGGCCTGGATTTACGGTGATCAGGTTAACGTCGTCGAGGTCAAGAGTCTGACCGTGGGTAACGAAGAGCGTCAGTTGAGGCTGGGGCTCGGTCAGGTGCTCCGCTACCGGCAGGTACTGAGCAACGGTCCCGAGTCTGTACGAGCGGTCTTGGCAGTGGAACGGGCTCCTAGCGATTTGAGCTGGCGAGACCTCTGCTCGAACCTGGACGTTCTGCTTTGCTGGCCGCCTGACTTCGAAGGTCTGTGAACTATGGTCAAGACTGGGGCGATAACGCACCCCTTGGCGAATGCTCCTTCAGCGGAGTGTCCGGCCCGCGTGCCGCGACGCGGAAGGTCCTACGCCACCAGAACGGGCTTGTATCCAATTCGGACCTGAGTACTTGCGACGGGAGCGATGTGCACCTGGCACCTCTGTCAGCCTACACATTCACGCCGAGTCGCTGCAGCAGACGCTTTAACACATTTCGGCCTGTAACTGCCTGCTGACGGTCGAGCTCGCGCACTAGCTGCGGGGTGTATGGCTCCCATACCTCTGGAGGGGCTGTACGAACCCATAGGCCAGCGCCCACATGACCGCCGCCCAAGCCGCGGTCGACGCCTGGCGCCGGGAGTACAACCATGTCCGGCCGCACCAGTCGCTGGGCATGACCACCCCGGCGCAACGGTTCGTCGCGGTGCCGACTGAGGAGCGGGCCCGGGTACCGCTGTGGATTCCGGCCGAGCTCACCGTCCACCGTGGACTCTCGTCCACTGGCACAGCCGAGAACACCAAGCCGCACCGCCCACCGTCACGGACTCGGCTGACATGGCCGCGATGGCGACGTTCGGGGTGCAGGTCGAAGCAGCACGGGTGGACCTGTCCGCACCCGAGGCGCGAGAAGCGATCGAGGTCGACCGGGTGGTGCCGGCCAGTGGGAATCTCATGGTCGGTCCGCAGCAGTTCTGGCTCGGGCGACCTCGGGCTGGGTCGGTGGTGCGGTTGTGGATCAGCACCAGGACCGTGCACGTCAGCGTGGACGGCCAGCTGCACAAGACGCTGCCGTCGCGGTTCACCAGCGTTGACCTGGCCCGCCTGCGTGCCCACGGTGCACAAGCGGCAGGGCCGCCGCCGGCGCGTAGTGCTGCCGGACCGGGCACGACTGCGACGGTCGAGGTGCAGCGGCTGGTGAACGGCTGTGGTCTGGCCACCCTCGGCGGACACCAACTCCCGGTCGGGACACCGCTGGCCGGTCGGCAGGTCACCCTGCGGGTCGAAGAGCACCTGGTCCATGTCCTCACCGACGGACAGGTCTGGAAGACCATCCCGCACACCGTCCCGCCGGCCAAACGCGTCCGGCTGCGTGGGACACAGATGCCCGCCCCGATCCCGGCCCCGAACCAGGCACCGATCCGGGTCCAGCGCCGGGTGTCGGCCCGCGGGGGGATCCAGGTCATCGGCCAGCGCGTCCAGGTGGGCTTCGCCCACCGGCACACCATCGTCACCGTCGAGGTCGACGACACGATGCTGCGCCTGCTCGACGAACACGACACGCTGATCAAGATCGTGCCCCGCACCAGCCGCAAGGAGGTCACCCGCTACAAGGCCTACACCGCCCAGGAACGGGCACAGCAGGCCTAGAACCCGTTACCCCTCAACTGAAGCCGAAGCGTCACCCATCATCTGGCACTAGGCAGGTCGTGGAAGCTGAGCGGTACGGGGTGACCCGTCAGAGCGTGCATGCGTGGCTGCGCCGGTACCGGGAGGAGAGGCCGTCTGGTCTGGTGGACCGTAGTCACAGGGTTCATCAGCATCCGTGGCGGATTTCTGCGGGTGTGGAGGCGGCGATTTGTAAGAGTCCGAGGACGAAGCCGGATCGCTGACCAAAGCCGAGGACGCGAGGTAGCAGCCAACCCCTCTGGCTCTAGTTACCGGTCCCCGGTATCTGGCCCGTGATGACGGCGGCTGCCACCGACACCACCACGTCGCGGCCGGCACTGCGGATCGCCTCCAACGCCCGGCGCGCGTTGCTCTTCTCGACCTCGGTCGGTGCGTTCTTCGCCAACGCTTCCAGCGCCGCCTCGATCCGGTCCGCTGCGGTCTCCGGCGATGGCCACGAACCGACGACCCGCCGCGCCTCGCCCGTGACACCGAACACGTGGATGATGCCCGCGCCCCACGCGCCCTCGGTCTTCACGAAGTAGCCGCCGTGGTCGAGAGCTCGCAGTCCCGCGTGCACCTCGCTTTCGCTCATGCCGGACTCGGCTGCGATTCCGGTGAATGAGGCGCCGCCCGTTGCTGACTTGTCGCACAACCTGACGGTGGCCCGTAGCAGCGGCAGGTCGCGGGTGTACCAGGTGTCTTCAATCGGCTCCATGAGCGCGTGCCCCTTCTTCTGGCCTATCCCGACTTCGTGGCGGCTGTCTTACATCCTTCGTGTGTGTACACCAGTCCCGGCCTTTCCCCTAGTCGGGGGCTTGACCATGCCGGAAGGGGCGGCGGGTTGTGGCCGCAGTCATGCTTGGACTGCGCGTCGACGTTTGTGGCCCCCGATGATCAAGGGCCTGGCGTCACCGGTTTGAGCCTGTGGGCGATGCGGCCGGTAGCAGTACGCACGGCAATAGTGACGTTATGTCATGATTTGGTAGATCTACCCAGACCGGCCAGGATTCCAGGATGATGTTGGCGTGGCTCGGATCTTCGACAACATCAAGTTGGACCTCGGCTCCCACTTGACTAAGACGCTGCAGGTCTCTGACCGGATCGACGCGGCAGTTGGCTACTTCAACCTTCGCGGCTGGGCCTTGTTCGACGGCATCGTTCGAGGGAAGGCCGGCACCGCATCCGCAGCGCCAGTCATGCGCATCCTCATCGGGATGGCCACGAAAGGTCCTCAACAGGAGACGATCGCTGAGCTCGAAGCCAGCCTAGGCGCCGAGGTGGCACAGGAAGCCGACGCGAACGCGGCTCGAGCCCGCAAGGCGGAGCTACTCGAGCAGCTCCGCACGCAACTGATGCGTGGCGTGCCGACGAATGCCGACCGTAGGACCCTCCAGTCGCTACGCGACCTCTTGGCTGGCGGCGTTGTTGAGATGAGGGTCTTCACTCGCAGGCCGTTACATGGCAAGACGTATGTCTGCCACCGAGACGATCTCAATAACCCCATCACCGGATTTGTTGGATCCTCGAACCTCACTATCCCGGGACTGACCAGCAACCTGGAACTCAATGTCGACGTGATCGACGTCGACGGCGCGAGGGCCCTGGCCGACTGGTTCCAGGACCGATGGGACGACCGCTTCAGTCGACCCGTCACCGCCGACGTCCTGGACCTACTCGACGAGTCGTGGGCGAGGCGCGAACCGAGACGGCCCTATGAGGTGTTCATGAAAGTCTGCTACGACCTCTCACGCGACGTGCGCGAAGGCCTAGCCGAGTACTCGATCCCGACCAGCATCCGTAACCAGTTGCTGGATTACCAGGGCACCGCCGTCCAAGCTCTCGGTCGACGCATCGTTAGGCGTCGCGGCACGATGCTCGGCGATGTCGTCGGCCTCGGCAAGACGCTTACCGCCATCGCCGTGGCATTGATGCTTCGGGAGGAGCACGGATACATCCCGCTCGTGGTGTGCCCGAAGAATCTCGTCAGCATGTGGGAGGAACACCTCGACGCGTACGACCTTCCAGGGCGTGTGGTTCCTTACAGCCAAGCACACGCCACGCTACCGGAGTTACGACGCTTCCCATTCGTGATCGTCGACGAATCGCACACCCTTAGAAACGACACGCGCCGCGACTACAGGGCCATCCAGGACTACATCCATGCCAACGACACTAAGGTACTGCTGCTCACGGCGACCCCATACAACATCCGCTTCAAGGACGTCGCGAATCAGCTTGGCCTGTTCATAGACGACGATGATGACTTGGGCATCTCTCCTGTCGGCGCCCTGACTGCTGACCCCAACCTGGGTGACAAGGTTGATGGCAAGATCACCACGATGGCTGCCTTCCGTCGCTCAGAGGATCCCGAAGACTGGAAACGACTGATGAGCGAACACCTCATCCGTCGAACTCGCAGCTTCATTCGTGCCAACTATGCGCGTGTCGACGAGGACGGTGTGCAGTACCTCGCGTTCGCGGACGGCAAACGGTTCAGGTTCCCCGACCGCATCGCAAGGCCAATTAGCCACTCTTTCGGTCCAGCTGACCCGGCTCGGGACATGGCAAGCCCACGGACCCTCGCCGCAATCCAAGGCCTTACGCTCCCGCGCTACCAGCTCGCCCGATACATCAACAGTGAGACACCGCTGACTGACGAAGACCGCCGTTTTCTCGACCGCCTCAGCCGCGGCCGCGGCAACGTCGCAGGGTTCGTCCGCACGACATTCTACAAGCGACTCTCCTCGTGCGGCTATTCGTTCACGCTATCCATCGAGAGACACATCGCCCGCAATGAACTCTTCCTGTACGCACTCGAGCACGGTCTCGCCATCCCCACCGGGACAATCGTCGACACCAACCTCGCCGACGATGACGATCCCACTGAACAGGAACTCAGCACAGTTGAGCATCTCAGTGACGACCCTGAACGCCGTTACAATGCGCTCCTCGGCGCGGACCCGGCAGGCATCACCTGGGTTCGATCGCAGTTGTTCACCGCAGACCTCCGTGCCGCACTTAAGGCAGACACTGCCACGCTGCGAAACCTTCTCACAACCTACGGCGGATGGAGTGCGGAGTGGGACTCAAAGCTTTCTGCGCTAGTCGACCTGCTTACCGTGACGCACCCGGACGAGAAGGTACTGGTCTTTACGGAATACAAGGACACCGCCAACTACATCGGCAGTGCCCTTCAAGCTGCCGGTATCGGCAAGGTAGGTGTCGCAACCGGCGACACTGACGACCCCACGTCACTCGCTCATCGATTCTCGCCCCGATCAAATGCCCTGCCAGGTCAAAGTGCCGTGGAGCAAGACCACGAACTGCGTGTCCTCATAGCGACTGATGTCCTCAGCGAAGGTCAGAACTTGCAGGACGCCCACATCGTCGTCAACTACGATCTCCCGTGGGCCATAGTCCGATTGATCCAGCGAGCGGGTCGTGTTGATCGCCTCGGTCAACAGTCTGACACGGTTCTCGTGTATTCCTTCTTCCACGAGTCCGTTGAGAACGTCATCGATCTACGCCGGCGCATTAGCGCTCGGCTCAGCGCAAACGCATCAGCCTTTGGCTCCGACGAGCAGTTCTTTGGCAGTCCTACTGAGGTTAAGATGATTACTGACCTTTATAACGGTAATATCGATGACCAGGACCAGATAGACGATGTTGACGCATCCAGCTTGGCCTACGAACGCTGGAACAAGCTCGTACAAGAAGATCCCACTCTCGCTGCCCGCATCGCTGCGCTACCGGACATGATCGCCGCCACTCGCAAGCGGCGCCTGGCCGACGGTCCTGAGACCGTCGTCTGTTACGTGCGCACCGAATCCGGTGTGGACGGCTTCGGCGCGGCCTCACCAGCCGGTCCTCCACGGCTGTTCACCGGTCACGAGGCTCTCCGCGCATTCGAAGCCTCGCCGGACGAGCAGGGCCTGGATCACATGGAGAACCACGATCAACTGCTCGCCGAGCTGGTCCGCGGCCCGCTCGCAACACCGGCCCGAGTCGCTGGACGACTGCGGGGAGTACGACGCACCGTCTGGGCACGGCTCGGAGACCAACTGCACGGCCATGACATCGAAGCGCAGCAAGCCTTAGACGCCCTGTTTCAGCATCCACTGACAGCCGAGGCCGACCGCCGGCTACGACGAGCCATCCGTAACGGTGCGACCGACCAGGAGTTGACGACGCGCGTTACGGCTCTACACCGCGACGAGCAACTAGTGATCGCAGCACGCGGAAATAAAGATCCTATTCGCATCGTCAGTAGCCTGGGGGTTGCACAGTGACGCGCCGTAGTCTGTTGCCGCTGGTAGATGCGGAAGACTTCCGAACGCTATTCATCGAAGAGTTGGGCTGGCTGAACCCTGACCGGTCGGACCTCACAATCACGGTTAATGGCACGAAGCACACATTGACTCAGGTTGCCGGGTACAAGGGGCTCCGGATCTGGCACCATGCCGGTCTTCCACCGCGCAAAGTCCAGCGCGCAATAGACCTTGAGGTGGGCCGCGAAAGCACAGAGAGGCTCCTCATCTTCACGGGACCTCACCGGCAAGACTGGCGTTGGCCTCGTCGTGCCCTGCTCGGCGGTGCAAATGCTCAGCTCGTTGTCCACGAGCACCTCGTCGGATTGGCCCAACCCGACCTGGAACGAAGACTTCAGTCAATCTCCATCGACCTAGATGAAGATGTCACTCTAGTCGAATTGCTACAGCGGATGCGGGACGCATTCGACACCGTGTCCGAGACAGCCAGTGTCCAAGCTGCACGGCTAATGAACGTCCTCTACGGTGAGCTCGAAGCCGCCGGAGTGCCGCCGGTTTCTGCCACCCTGACCTTGGCTCGGCTACTGTTCCTATTGTTCGGTGACGACACCGAGATGTGGCGCGCCAACATGTTTAGCAGGTATATCGAGAATCATACGACGGCCGACACGTTGCATGCGGATCTCAGAGCCCTGTTCGACGTCGTAGATCAACCCGAGGAGTCGCGGGCATTGGCTCCTGGTTCGCCCCTGATCTCGTTTCGCTACATTAACGGCGGTCTTTACAAAAATAGCTTCGATCTACCTCCCCTCACTTCCGCGTTCCGTGACGGCCTCCTTGAGGCGAGCAAATTCGACTGGGGGTTGATCTCCCCGGCCATCTTCGGGTCGATGTTCCAGACCGTGAAGGCGAAAGAGGCTAGGCGCGCAGGTGGAGAACACTACACCAGCGAGGAGAACATCCTTAAGACAATTGGACCTTTGTTCCTGGATGAATACCGTGCCCGCCTAGAGGCAGCGTGGGATGACAAGCGGCGACTGACCGAGCTGCACAACGATCTCGGACGTCTCCGTATCATGGACCCTGCGTGCGGCTGCGGAAACTTTCTGATCGTCGCGTATCGGGAATTACGTGCGCTCGAACTGGACCTCCTAAAGCGCCGTCGCGACCTCGATGACTTGGACGGCAAGACCACAGGGCGTGGGAGCCGCGCACAGGGGGTATTCGACGTCACTGACCGCATCAAAGTCACCCTTGACCACTTCTATGGTATTGAAATTGAGGAGTGGCCGGCTCGCATCGCCGAGACTGCGATGCTGTTGGTCGATCACCTGGCGAACCAGGCGATGGAAGAGGAGTTCGGCCTTGCGCCTGACCGCCTTCCGATTCGCGTCGCCCCCACTATCAAGCATGACAACGCCCTTCGCAATGACTGGGCTGCGATTCTACCGCCGAGCGATAATGTAATCATCCTAGGCAATCCGCCCTTTAGTGGCCGCGGCGACCGTGGACCGCAACAGACGGCCGATCAGAAGTTGGTGTGGGGCCCTCGATACAACATCAACCTGGACTACGTGACCTGCTGGTATCTACGCGCAATCCAGTATTTCGGTCGCCATGCTGGCCGGTGGGCATTCGTGTCGACCAACTCGGTCTGTCAGGGCGAACCTGTAGCAACATTGTGGTCTCCGATACTCGACGCCGGCTGGCGCTGTCGATTCGCCCACCGATCGTTCCTGTGGGAGTCGGAGGCAAGAGGGAAAGCTGCCGTCACGGTGTCCATTGTCGGGTTCGACCGGAACAAGACGTCTCCCAAACCTGTGCTCTGGACCTATCCGCCGGGCGGCAAAGGTGACGGCACTGCAGTCCCAGTAACCCGCATCAACCCCTATCTAATCGACGGACCGAACCTCCTTGTCCGAAAAA encodes:
- a CDS encoding NACHT domain-containing protein, with translation MNQFVSSPELENLALSIASILLLDPAAKASGERFRDLREGFRWTCRLTFIGRPDEINRLGEALFDRVYEAVTRSIAVGQAVSTPHASIAAQAAVMKAASSAAAASVRNTKLLSRIEKLDEILSFEKSLRTQIASLHNGIRVPHTDTTKKVSYSKLFVQPTLRRIEEDEAENERDVNVNVLLLSTLRLIILGDPGGGKSTTSLKLTYDVASGRRSPLSATVPFLVVLRDYAKEYSKSRMPLIEYLAQLCRTPYSVEPPEDAIEYLLLNGRALVVFDGLDELLDVADRRQIVEIVEGFCYRYPTTPVLVTSRRVGYEEAPLDKDLFTVAQLQEFDDDQVETYARKWFSLDGSIPKPHREERATSFLRESELVKDLRVNPLMLSLMCSIYASENYIPTNRPEVYEKCALVLFDRWDRHRGIVAPLSFDAHVQSAMRALALWLYSKQEKQGGIPRKEIISFMKEYLLKKRFDNEEDAENAATEFVDFCKGRAWVLTDVGADLYWFTHRTFLEYFAASQLVRQHPSARDLFAELQDTIFRTQSDVVCQLAVQILGRTVEDGADDFLELAVDASHSASEEHRVSALSFASRSLRFVVPRSGVVRKIVEASFDIYVTSRPALGTSRVFRGIANSESIPVRNLLGASRENIPLISKYLQERADARLSTALDERCLALMLLTPSFYDDFGYWTEWAVDNWERMDSVIQRAQVQYWWIALEKAQRTGDFKSLVTQHGVGSLFQSVVINELPRIPLAAERFIFPQSHKQDLVANLAALDHFLTTNAAPWCYEDDMPWPLSAFVSDELRVIDQVSEREGRSVLVKLALPFMELPIKMNPDSLFRGDFIGGTDHPLLHLARGRVKKSESQKVNELIRSLDVSADTADLLRDWARNRVSLVGPSRRARS
- a CDS encoding helix-turn-helix domain-containing protein gives rise to the protein MEAERYGVTRQSVHAWLRRYREERPSGLVDRSHRVHQHPWRISAGVEAAICKSPRTKPDR
- a CDS encoding helicase-related protein gives rise to the protein MARIFDNIKLDLGSHLTKTLQVSDRIDAAVGYFNLRGWALFDGIVRGKAGTASAAPVMRILIGMATKGPQQETIAELEASLGAEVAQEADANAARARKAELLEQLRTQLMRGVPTNADRRTLQSLRDLLAGGVVEMRVFTRRPLHGKTYVCHRDDLNNPITGFVGSSNLTIPGLTSNLELNVDVIDVDGARALADWFQDRWDDRFSRPVTADVLDLLDESWARREPRRPYEVFMKVCYDLSRDVREGLAEYSIPTSIRNQLLDYQGTAVQALGRRIVRRRGTMLGDVVGLGKTLTAIAVALMLREEHGYIPLVVCPKNLVSMWEEHLDAYDLPGRVVPYSQAHATLPELRRFPFVIVDESHTLRNDTRRDYRAIQDYIHANDTKVLLLTATPYNIRFKDVANQLGLFIDDDDDLGISPVGALTADPNLGDKVDGKITTMAAFRRSEDPEDWKRLMSEHLIRRTRSFIRANYARVDEDGVQYLAFADGKRFRFPDRIARPISHSFGPADPARDMASPRTLAAIQGLTLPRYQLARYINSETPLTDEDRRFLDRLSRGRGNVAGFVRTTFYKRLSSCGYSFTLSIERHIARNELFLYALEHGLAIPTGTIVDTNLADDDDPTEQELSTVEHLSDDPERRYNALLGADPAGITWVRSQLFTADLRAALKADTATLRNLLTTYGGWSAEWDSKLSALVDLLTVTHPDEKVLVFTEYKDTANYIGSALQAAGIGKVGVATGDTDDPTSLAHRFSPRSNALPGQSAVEQDHELRVLIATDVLSEGQNLQDAHIVVNYDLPWAIVRLIQRAGRVDRLGQQSDTVLVYSFFHESVENVIDLRRRISARLSANASAFGSDEQFFGSPTEVKMITDLYNGNIDDQDQIDDVDASSLAYERWNKLVQEDPTLAARIAALPDMIAATRKRRLADGPETVVCYVRTESGVDGFGAASPAGPPRLFTGHEALRAFEASPDEQGLDHMENHDQLLAELVRGPLATPARVAGRLRGVRRTVWARLGDQLHGHDIEAQQALDALFQHPLTAEADRRLRRAIRNGATDQELTTRVTALHRDEQLVIAARGNKDPIRIVSSLGVAQ
- a CDS encoding class I SAM-dependent DNA methyltransferase, which encodes MTRRSLLPLVDAEDFRTLFIEELGWLNPDRSDLTITVNGTKHTLTQVAGYKGLRIWHHAGLPPRKVQRAIDLEVGRESTERLLIFTGPHRQDWRWPRRALLGGANAQLVVHEHLVGLAQPDLERRLQSISIDLDEDVTLVELLQRMRDAFDTVSETASVQAARLMNVLYGELEAAGVPPVSATLTLARLLFLLFGDDTEMWRANMFSRYIENHTTADTLHADLRALFDVVDQPEESRALAPGSPLISFRYINGGLYKNSFDLPPLTSAFRDGLLEASKFDWGLISPAIFGSMFQTVKAKEARRAGGEHYTSEENILKTIGPLFLDEYRARLEAAWDDKRRLTELHNDLGRLRIMDPACGCGNFLIVAYRELRALELDLLKRRRDLDDLDGKTTGRGSRAQGVFDVTDRIKVTLDHFYGIEIEEWPARIAETAMLLVDHLANQAMEEEFGLAPDRLPIRVAPTIKHDNALRNDWAAILPPSDNVIILGNPPFSGRGDRGPQQTADQKLVWGPRYNINLDYVTCWYLRAIQYFGRHAGRWAFVSTNSVCQGEPVATLWSPILDAGWRCRFAHRSFLWESEARGKAAVTVSIVGFDRNKTSPKPVLWTYPPGGKGDGTAVPVTRINPYLIDGPNLLVRKSTRPLSSQMPEASFGSMPNDGGHLLVEANEYTEVASDPVASKYLRRFVGAKELVHNRDRWCLWMVDLDPKDLRKSRILRERVAAVRNHRSSSASPTTSTRQHPPHLFGQLAQPKTSYLAIPRHVSEHRRFYPAARFDADVICGDANFLIPDPDGLALAIVSSSMFMVWQKAIGGRIKSDLRFSKTFTYNTFPLPVLSKRQYAALCSAGTAILTARATHVGWSLARIYESDAIPDNVVAAHLAVDKVLDSTFGRVSLDTEGDRQRALFRAYAALNGQEAFRST